From a single Nothobranchius furzeri strain GRZ-AD chromosome 9, NfurGRZ-RIMD1, whole genome shotgun sequence genomic region:
- the LOC139071639 gene encoding piggyBac transposable element-derived protein 2-like, producing MALCQEIAGLICSAPTRKSETKKSLWTHGLFWQKIVKDSDGELSDDDPIEDPDFQPNFADDSDESYVDVSMEEEAPSTSRSTQLSRKKSKKRKRTLKTVPLEEAEDTLYPYSFSVPKKDARRIWKHEDIEELQVPAVSFEPPEALQSPFQYFKMLFTDEMIDHIAYHTNLYSAQELGDTIKTSPKEIEDFLSILLFMGVFNFPSLEDYWHHESRFSVIADIMPKKRFQLLRRFIHFNDNQQCNNSGDRFNKIRPLFDMLREQCLQIPSTYKHSVDEVMVAYKGTRAGNLRQYIANKPHKWGFKLFCRASSSGIIHDLLLYQGASTFFNTTLSEEEQMLPLGAKVVTTLCKTITQPRLSVVFCDNYFTSFKLVKYLDTSLGVKCIGTVRPNRTGGATLMTDKELTKKGRGAFDYKAAEGVIAVKWFDNKCVNLLSNAVGVMPLSTVKRWSKESKAKISIPCPSLIHAYNEHMGGIDLSDMLVHLYKTPAKSTRWYLPLFGYVLDLCITISWLVYKRECGQLNQKPISLKRFRLAVAHSLKQVNKPASKVGRPSSSSPPPSKKRHITRPSQPQPDVRYDSCGHWPLHCDKRGRCSYCPKGSSIKASNRECEGPQICPPKMCRRRGELQVPEIQALPESTGTPRRLQLERPKPP from the exons ATGGCACTGTGTCAGGAAATTGCAGGCCTCATCTGCAGTGCTCCCACCAGGAAATCAGAAACAAAAAAATCACTCTGGACACATGGACTGTTTTGGCAAAAAATTGTGAAG GACTCTGATGGTGAACTGAGTGATGATGACCCTATAGAGGATCCAGATTTTCAACCCAATTTTGCAGATGATAGTGATGAAAGCTATGTTGATGTTTCCATGGAAGAAGAAGCTCCTTCAACAAGCAGATCAACACAGTTGTCTCgtaaaaagagcaaaaaaagGAAACGCACCCTAAAAACTGTTCCCTTGGAAGAAGCAGAGGATACATTATACCCATATTCCTTCTCAGTCCCCAAAAAAGATGCAAGAAGAATCTGGAAGCATGAAGACATTGAAGAATTGCAAGTTCCAGCAGTAAGTTTTGAGCCCCCTGAGGCTCTACAGTCCCCATTCCAGTACTTCAAAATGCTCTTCACTGATGAAATGATTGATCATATTGCTTATCATACCAATCTGTATTCTGCTCAAGAGTTGGGGGACACAATCAAGACTAGCCCTAAGGAAATAGAAGATTTTCTGTCAATCCTCCTATTTATGGGTGTTTTCAACTTTCCATCACTAGAAGATTACTGGCACCATGAGTCACGTTTCAGTGTGATAGCCGATATCATGCCAAAGAAGAGATTCCAGCTGTTGCGCCGGTTCATTCATTTCAACGATAATCAGCAGTGTAATAACAGTGGAGACCGATTTAACAAAATCAGACCTCTCTTTGACATGCTTCGTGAGCAATGCCTCCAGATACCATCAACATATAAGCACAGCGTGGATGAGGTCATGGTAGCCTATAAAGGCACAAGGGCTGGCAATCTCCGTCAGTATATTGCCAACAAGCCACACAAGTGGGGCTTTAAATTGTTTTGCCGAGCCAGTTCATCTGGCATCATTCATGACCTGCTGCTTTATCAGGGAGCTTCCACATTCTTCAACACTACCCTTAGTGAAGAGGAGCAGATGTTACCTTTGGGAGCCAAAGTGGTGACAACACTTTGTAAAACCATAACACAGCCCAGGCTTTCTGTTGTGTTTTGTGACAACTATTTTACCAGTTTTAAACTGGTGAAGTACCTGGACACATCGTTGGGTGTCAAATGCATTGGCACTGTTCGACCAAATCGCACAGGTGGAGCCACTTTGATGACAGACAAAGAGCTGACAAAGAAAGGGCGTGGAGCTTTTGACTACAAGGCTGCTGAAGGGGTGATCGCAGTAAAATGGTTTGACAACAAATGTGTGAATCTGCTGAGTAATGCCGTTGGGGTCATGCCATTGTCAACTGTCAAACGCTGGAGCAAAGAGTCCAAGGCAAAGATTTCCATCCCATGCCCATCACTCATCCATGCCTACAACGAGCATATGGGAGGGATTGATCTCTCGGACATGCTGGTACACCTGTACAAGACCCCAGCCAAGTCTACAAGATGGTACCTACCACTCTTTGGGTACGTACTTGATCTATGCATTACAATTTCCTGGCTGGTCTACAAAAGGGAGTGTGGACAACTGAATCAgaaaccaatctccttgaaaagaTTCCGCCTTGCAGTTGCCCATAGCTTGAAACAAGTCAACAAGCCAGCATCCAAAGTTGGCCGACCATCATCCAGCTCTCCACCCCCATCAAAGAAACGCCACATCACAAGACCCTCACAACCACAACCAGATGTGCGATACGACAGCTGTGGGCATTGGCCACTTCACTGTGACAAGCGAGGCCGATGCAGTTATTGTCCAAAGG GTtcctctataaaagcgtccaatagagagtgtgagggaccacagatctgccccccaaagatgtgtaggagacggggggagctccaagtcccagagatccaggcgctgcccgagagcacaggaaccccaaggagactgcaactagAAAGGCCCAAGCCCCCctag